The Starkeya sp. ORNL1 DNA window GGTGTTCGCGCCGTCGCTGGAGGGCTATTGCAACCTCTTTACCACGCGCTCGCGGCAGACCCCGGAATACATCGCCAATCTGCCGCCAGCGAACGGCATGTGCGACGAGATCGCCCGCAACCGCAACATGGTGATCGCCGGCCCGTCGAAGTTCGCGCCGCGCTTCCTCAACTCGCTCATCATCGCCTTCTCCTCGACGCTGCTGGCGGTGGGGCTCGGCACGCTGGCGGCCTATGGCTTCTCGCGGTTCAAGGTGCCGCTGGCGGATGATCTTTTGTTCTTCATCCTGTCGACCCGGATGATGCCGCCGATCGCGGTGGCGATCCCGATCTACCTGATGTACCGCGAGCTCGGCCTCTCCGACACCAGGCTCGGCATGATCCTGCTCTACACCGCGGTGAACGTCTCGCTGGCGGTGTGGCTGCTCAAGGGCTTCATCGACGAGATCCCGCGCGAATACGAGGAGGCCGCGATGATCGACGGCTATACGCGGCTGCAGGCATTCCGCAAGGTGGTGCTGCCGCAGGCGGCGACCGGCATCGCGGCGACTGCGATCTTCTGCCTGATCTTCGCCTGGAACGAATATGCCTTCGCGGTGCTGCTGACCTCGGGCGAGGCGCAGACCACGCCGCCATTCATTCCCTTCATCATCGGCGAAGGCGGCCAGGACTGGCCGGCGGTGGCGGCGGCGACGACGCTGTTCGTGATCCCGATCTTCGTCTTCACCATATTGCTGCGCAAGCACCTGCTGCGCGGCATCACCTTCGGGGCGGTGCGGAAATGAGCGCGACCGATCACACGCCGACGCCTGCCGCACCCGCCAAACCGTTCCGGCTGTTCCGCCGCGGGCCGTGGGAGAACGTCGCCACCATCGTCATCGCGGCAGGGGTCATCATGCTGATGCAGCCCTTCTCGATCGAGCTCTATGGCTGGTCGTTCCTGACCACGCTCATCGGCACCGCGATGTTCATCATCGTCTCCAAGTTTCCGGACTAGGACCATGGCGCAGATCAAGGTCGAAAACCTGCACAAGGCATTCGCCGAGTTCGTGGCGGTGCAGAACTCCACCTTCACCGTGGAGGATGGCGAGTTCTTCTGCCTGCTGGGCCCATCCGGCTGCGGCAAGACGACGACGCTGCGCATGATCGCCGGGCTGGAACTGCCGACCTCCGGCACCATCACGCTGGGGGGCGAGGATGTCACCTATCTGCGGGCGGCGGAGCGGGACATCGCCTTCGTGTTCCAGCTGTTCGCGCTCTACCCGCACATGAATGTCCGGCAGAACATCGGCTTCCCGCTGAAATGCATGGGCCTGCCGCAGGCCGAGATCAGGGCGAAGGTCGAGGCCGCGGCGCGCACGCTGCGCATCACCCATCTGCTGGACTCCCGCGTCTCGGGCCTGTCCGGCGGCGATCGCCAGCGCATCGCGCTCGGCCGCGCCATCGTGCGCGAGCCGGCTGCCTTCATGATGGACGAGCCGCTGGGCGCGCTCGATGCCGAGTTCCGACATCTGATGTGCGGGGAATTGCGGGCGCTGCACGACCGCTTGAGGGCGACCACGGTCTATGTCACCCATGACCAGATGGAAGCCATGGCGATGGCCGACAAGATCGCGGTGATGAACCGCGGCATCATCGAGCAATATGCCGCGCCGCAGGAAATCTATGACCGTCCGGCGAGCCTGTTCGTCGCCGATTTCATCGGCTCGCCGCCGATGAATTTGCTGAACTTCTCGGGCACGCTGGCGCCGGGCGCCAGCGAAGTCCGGCTCAATGACGCCGCCATCCGTGTGCCCGAACTGCGTGAAGGGGTGGGCGAGCGCTCGCTGGTGCTTGGCGTGCGCCCCGAGCATGTGCGCTTCTCCGACAGCGGCGCGGTGCGCGGCGAGGTCTATGGCACCGAGTATCTCGGCACCACGCAGATCGTCACGCTCAACACCCCGAGCGGTTCGCTGAAAGCACGCGTGCCCTCGCACCTGAAGATCAATACCGGCGAGCGACTGGGGCTCGATTTCCGCGCCGACCGCCTCTCGCTGTTCGATGCCGGCAGCGGGCGCGCCATCCGCACCGCCTTGCATGATGGAGTCGCCAATGGCTGAGGTCAGGCTGGAAGGCGTCACCAAGCGCTTCGGCACCAACACCGCGATTTCCGACATCTCGCTCACCATTGGTGACGGCGAACTGGTGGTCCTGCTCGGCCCCACCGGCGCCGGCAAGACCACGACGCTGCGCCTCATTGCGGGGTTGGAAAAGCCGGATGCCGGGCGCGTCACCATTGGCGGGCGCGATGTCACCGGCATCAATCCGGCGGAGCGCGACGTCGCCTTCGTGTTCCAGCAATATTCGCTCTATCCGCACCTCTCGGTGTTCGACAATCTGGCCTTCCCACTGCGCTCTCCGGCCCGGCGGGTGCCGGAGGACCAGATCAAGCGCAAGGTCGGCGACGTGGCGCGGCTGCTGCGCATCGAGGACAAGCTGGGCAACAAGGCGACCCAGCTTTCCGGCGGGCAGATGCAGCGTGTCGCCATCGGCCGCGCGCTGGTGCGCAAGCCCTCCATCTATCTGATGGACGAGCCGCTTTCCTCGCTGGACGCCAAGCTGCGCTCGGAATTGCGGCTGGAACTGAAGCGCATCCAGCAAGAGCTCGGCGCCACCATCCTCTATGTGACGCACGACCAGATCGAGGCCATGACCATGGCCTCGCGCATCGGCGTCATCGACAATGGCCGCCTGGTGCAGGTGGGCACGCCGCGCGAGATCTATGAGAACCCGGTGGATCTCCACGTCGCGCAGCGGCTCGGCCAGCCGGGCATCAATCTGGTGCCGCGCGCGCTGCTCCCGGATGTGCCGGCGCCCGCCGCGGCCGAGACCATCGGCGCGCGCACCGAGCATGTGCGCATCGCCAAGGTGAGCGAGGCCGACGGCATCGGCACGGTGCGCTGGATCGAGCGGCTCGGCGACCAGAACCATTTGCATGTCACGTTGAAGGGCCGCGAACTGGTGACGCTCGGCGATCCGGATTCCGAGCTGTCGGTCGGCGATAATGTCGGCGTCGAATTCGTGCGTCCGCTCTATTTCGATGCCGACGGCCGGCGGATCGGGGTGTGAGGAGGCAGACATGAAAATCGGCTTCAACATGCTGCTGTGGACCACCAAGGTCGGGGAGCAGCACCGCGCCATCCTCGAGGATCTGTGCACCACGGGCTATGACGGCATCGAAGTCCCGGTGTTCGACGGCAAGCCGCATTATTACGACGCGCTCGGCCGCGTGCTCACGGGCGAGGGGCTGGAATCCACCGCCATCACCGTCATTCCCTCGCACGAGATGAACCCGATCGGCGATGATTCCGCGCAGCGGGCCAAGGCCCTGGACTATGTGAAATGGGCGATCGACTGCACCGCGGCGATGGGCGCCAAGGTGCTGTGCGGGCCGCTGCATTCGACCCTCGGCCATTTCAGCGGCGCCGGGCCGAGCCAGGCGGAGCGTGGCCGCGCGCTCGAATTCCACCATCTGGTCGGCGACCACGCCAAGGCCGCGGGGGTGGTGCTCGCGGTCGAGGCGGTGAACCGCTTCGAATGCTATTTCCTCAACACCATGGACGATCTCGCCGCCTATCTGAACGAGGTCGACCATCCCGCGGTGTCGGGGATGTATGACAGCTTCCACGCCAATATCGAGGAGAAGGACCCGGTCGCTGCGATCGGCCGCAACATCCGGCACATCGCCCATGTCCACATCTCCGAGAACGACCGCGGCACGCCGGGCAGCGGCCATGTCGATCTCGCCGGCACCTTCAAGGCGCTGAAGAGCGGCGGCTATGACGGCTGGCTGACCATCGAGGCGTTCGGCCGCACGCTGCCGGAACTGGCGGCGGCGACGCGGGTCTGGCGCGACCTCGCGCCGTCCTCGGCGGAGATCTACCGCAAGGGTTATCGCGCGGTCAGTGATGGCTGGGCCAGAGCATGATGCCGAAAAGTGCGACGCGGTTTTCGGGCGACATCATGCTCAACTTCTTGGAATCGATCACGTTTTATGAACTTGGATAAATCTGAATTCATCGTGATCTTGGCCTGGCTCAAGCATTGCTCAAGGAAACGCACAGCATGGATGCGGCATTGCAGAAGCAATTGATCAAGGCGGTGGCGGGCACCGTGATCGCGCACGCCGAGGAACTGACCACGCTCGACCAGGCGATCGGCGATGGCGACCACGGGCTGAACATGAAGCGCGGCTTCGAGGCGGTGCTGGCCGATATTGACGGGCTTGCGGCAAAGCCGCTGCCGGATGCGCTCAAAGCCATCGGCACCCAGCTGGTGATGAAGGTCGGCGGCGCTTCGGGCCCGCTCTATGGCACTTTTTTCCTGACGCTCGGCAAGACGCTGCCGGCGGAGCCGACGAGCGTCGACGTCGCCCGCGCTTTTGAGGCGGCGCTCGAGGCGACGCGGGCGCGCGGCAAGTCGGAGGCCGGGCAGAAGACGCTACTCGACGTGCTGACCCCGGTGCTCGACGAGATGAACAGTGACGGCGCCGACCTGCCGGCGCGGCTCAAGGCCCGCGCCTTCGCCGCCGCCGAAACCACGGTGCCGATGAAGGCGGTGCGCGGACGCGCCTCCTTCCTTGGTGATCGTTCTATAGGCCATATGGATCCCGGCGCGCGATCGTCTTCGCTGATGATCGCGGCAGCCTGCGACGTGCTGGAAGGCTGAGAATGTCCAACGCAAATTCCTCGAACGTCGGAATAGTCATCGTCTCGCACTCGGCCAAGGTCGCGGAGGGCGCCGCCGACATGGTGCGCCAGATGGTCGGCGATGCGGTGCCGCTCGCCTTTGCCGGCGGCAATGCCGAAGGCGGGCTTGGCACGGACGTTGCCGCGATCATGGCGGCGATCGACGCCGCCTGGTCGGAAGCCGGCGTTGCGGTGCTGGTCGATCTCGGCGGCGCCGAGACTAATAGCGAGATGGCGGTGGAGATGATGGACGAGGATCGTCGCGAGCGGATCGTGATCTGCAATGCGCCGATCGTCGAAGGCGCGGTGATCGCCGCGACCGAAGCGTCGGGCGGCTCCCCGCTCGATGTGGTGAAGCGCACGGCGGAAGAGCTTTCGCCGGTATGAGACGGAGTGCCCGATGAGCGATGCCCAGGTTCCTGGCGTCAAGGTTTCCGGAGCGGCCGAGCTGACCAATGCGGTCGGGCTGCATGCCCGCCCCTCGGTGAAGCTGACGCAGCTCGCCAAGTCGTTCGGCGCCGCCATCGAGGTCGGGCTGTCTGCGGACGGGCCGTGGGTCGATGCCAAGAGCCCGGTGAAGATCATGCGGGTGAAGGCCGCCAAGGGCGCGACGCTGTATTTCCGGGCACAGGGCGCGGACGCCGGCAAGGCGGTGGCGGCGCTGGTCGATCTGGTGGAGCGGCGCTTCGACGAGGAGGAGGCCGAGGCGGCCGGCGAGGGCTCGGGAGGGGCGGCGTGAGCGAGGTCCGCCTCCAGGGCCACAGCGCCTCGCCCGGCCTCGCCGCCGGGCCGGTGGTGGTGCTGGCGGCGCGGACCGCGTCGCGGCAGGCGACCGGCGACCCGGTGCGCGAGGCGGAGGCGCTGCGCGCCGCGCTCAAGGCGGCTGCCGCCGACATCGCCGCGCTGGCGGAACGCACTGGGGGCGAGGCGGCGGACATGCTCGGTTTCCAGCTTGCCCTGATCGAGGATGATGCGCTGGCCGAGGGCGCGTTCGATGCCATCGGCGCCGGCATTCCCGCCGACCATGCCTGGCGCGAGGCCCTGAATGCCGAGATCGCCGGCTATGAGGCGGCGGAGGACGAATATTTCCGCGCCCGCGCCGCAGACCTCACCGATGTGCGCGACCGTGTGCTGGCCGAGTTGAATGGGGAGAGTGCCCACGCGCCCACCTCGGGCATCGTCGCGGCGCATGATCTGCCGCCCTCACGCTTCCTCGGCATGGACTGGTCGCAGGGCGGGGCCATCCTCCTGGCCGCCGGCAGCCCGACCAGCCACGTCGCCATGCTGGCGCGCTCGCGCGGCATACCGATGATCGTCGGCCTCGGTGGTGATCCGGCCCGGCTCGCCGGCGAGGTGCTGGTGGACGGCGCGACCGGTGCGGTGGTGATCGACCCGTCGCCGGAAACGCGCCGCGCCTTCGAGAGCCGGCGCGGCGAGGATGAGGTGCGCGCCGCAGCGGCCGCGACGGGCCTCAAGGAGAAGGCGGCGACTGCCGACGGCACCGCCATCGCCGTGCTTATCAACATCGCCGAGCCGGATGAACTGGATGGTCTGGATCCGGCGATCTGCGACGGCATCGGCCTGGTGCGCACCGAATTCCTGTTCCACGGCGCGGGCGCGCTGCCCGACGAGGAGCACCAATATTCGGTCTATCGCCGCATGGTGGAATGGGCGGTCAGCGATGGCGTGCAACGCGCGGTCACCATCCGCACGCTCGATGCCGGTGGCGACAAGCCGATAGCCGGGCTCACCGAGGATGGCGAGAGCAACCCCTTCCTCGGCGTGCGCGGCATCCGCGTCTCGCTGAAGCACCCCGAGGTGTTTCGCGTGCAGCTGCGCGCGCTGCTGCGCGCCGCCGTCCATGGGCCGCTGAAGGTGATGTTGCCAATGGTGACGGTGCCGGAGGAGATCGAGGCATCGCGCCGACTGATGAGCGAGGAGTTCGCCGCGCTCAATGCCGCCGGCGTAGCGGCTCGCCAGCCGGCGCTCGGCATCATGGTCGAGGTGCCCGCGGCCGCCATCGCCATCGACATGTTCGATGCCGACTTCTTCTCCATCGGCTCGAACGACTTGACGCAGTACATCACCGCCGCGGCCCGCGACATCGGCAATGTCGCCTATCTCGCCGACCCGCTGAATCCGGCGGTGTTGCGCATGGTGGAGCGGGTGGCGGCGCGGGGCGCCGCGCTCGGGCGCGAGGTGAGCCTGTGCGGCGATGCCGGCGGCGAGCCCGCCATCATCCCGCATCTCATCGCCGCCGGGCTGCGCACGGTGTCGATGGCGCCGGTCCAGGTGGCGGCGGCCAAGGCGACGATCCGTGCCGTCGATCTTCGGCGCGCCGCCGCCGTGGAGGCGGGCGCCGTTTGTCAGGACGCCGGCAAATGAACGAGATGGCTCCCGCACGGCTGGGCGCGAGCGTCGCCGAATACAAGGGCGTGCTGCGCCGCGTGCTCGACAACCGGCCCTCCGGTACGCGCCAGCGGCTGGCGCTGGCGCTCGGCAAGAACCGCTCCTTCGTCTCGCAGATCGCCAACCCGTCCTATCCGGTGCCGATCCCGGCACAGCATGTCGAGACCATCTTCGAGGTGTGCCACTTCTCGCTCGACGAGCGGAAGAGCTTTCTCGATGCCTATCGCCACGCCCATGCACGTCGCAAGCTTGATGCCGGCGATGCGCCGAAGCGGCGCGTCATCTCCATCACCGTGCCGGACCTAGGCGACGCCCGCCGCAACCATGCGGTGGATGAGATGGTCGCCGAGTTCGCGGCGCGCCTCGCCCGGCTGGCGGAGGATATTTCCTGATTTCCTGAAAGCGCGGATGTGCCCGCAGAGGCACGCCACATCGGAGGACACCCATGAAGAAGCTCATCAATGCGCCGGAAGCCGTGCTCTCCGAGAGCCTCGACGGCTTTGCCCGCGCGCATGCGGATCTCATCACCCTTGGTGAGGAGCGCAAATTCGTCGCCCGCCGCCAGCTCACCCCCGGCAAGGTGGCGCTGATCTCCGGTGGCGGCTCCGGCCATGAGCCGCTGCATGCCGGCTTTGTCGGCTACGGCATGCTCGATGCGGCGTGCCCCGGGCAGGTCTTCACCTCGCCGACGCCGGACCAGATGGCCGCGGCGGTGGAGGCGGTGGAACAGGGCGCCGGCGCACTGTTCATCGTGAAGAACTACGAGGGCGACGTGATGAACTTCGAGATGGCCGCGGAGATCGCCGGCCGCGAAGTCGCGCGCGTGCTCACCGATGATGATGTCGCGGTGGAGGCCTCGACCTGGTCGATCGGGCGGCGCGGCGTTGCCGGCACGATGGTGGTGGAAAAGATCCTCGGCGCCGCCGCCGAGCAGGGCCGCTCGCTCGCCGATCTGGTCGCGCTGGGCGAGGCGGTGAACCGGGCGACGCGCTCCATGGGCGTGGCACTCACCTCCTGCACCGTGCCGGCCGCCGGCAAGCCGACCTTCGAGATCGGCGAGGGCGAGATGGAGATGGGGGTGGGCATCCATGGCGAGCCCGGCCGGCGCCGGGTCGCGCTGGCCCGCGCCGATGCCATCGCCGAAGAGATGCTGGAGGCGATCCTGGCCGATCTGCCGGGAGCGCAGGGCGCGCCGTGCCTGTTGCTGGCGAACGGCTTCGGCGGCACGCCGCTGATGGAACTCTATCTCATGGTCGAGGCTGCGGGCCGCATTCTGGACAAGCACGGCATCAGAGTGGCGCGCCATCTGACCGGCAACTACGTCACCTCGCTCGACATGGCCGGCTGCTCGCTGACGGTGACCGCGCTTACCGATGAGATGATCGGTTTGTGGGATGCACCCGTGCAGACAGCGGCGTTGAGATGGGGACGATGATATGTCGATTGATCACGCCCTCGCGCCATTTGTCCTGTAGCGATTGACATCGCAACAATTCCCCAGTTCGATCTCGCGCCTGTCAACCGTTTGTCAGTGACTTGCGGCTTGACTGGATGCGGGCTGCCGCGGACAAGGGCGGCAAGGTATTAAAATAGGAATGCGACCATGCGGTTGTCTGTTCTGGCTTTGTCGCTCGCCGTCCTTCTCCCCGTTGCGGGCGCCACTGCCCAGACCCGGCCGCCGGCCGATCTGCGCAACACGGTGATGGAGATCGACGAGAAGCCGGGTTACGTCCCTTCGGACGATGAATCCCAGCTCGATCCGGCGTTCCGTCGCCAGCCGGTGTATTTCCGCACCACCGAGCCGCCGGGCACCATCGTCATCCACACTTCCGAGCGCTTCCTCTATCTGGTGCAGGGCAACAACCGGGCGCTGCGCTACGGCATCGGTGTCGGGCGCGAGGGTTTCCAGTGGGCCGGCATGCAGAAGATCAGCCGCAAGGCCGAGTGGCCGGACTGGACGCCGCCGCCGGAGATGATCCAGCGCCAGCCCTATCTGCCGCGCTTCATGGCCGGCGGTCCGGGCAATCCGATGGGCGCCGCGGCGCTCTATCTCGGCGGCACGGTCTATCGCATCCACGGCACCAACATGCCGCAGACCATCGGCAGCGCGGTGTCGTCGGGCTGCTTCCGGCTGGTGAACGCCGACGTGGCGGATCTCTACCAGCGCGTGCCGATCGGCACCAAGGTCGTCATACGGCAGGCGCCGGAACTCTGATAAAGCGGCCGCGGACAACGCGAGCGGACACGGGTAAACGGGGATGCACATGATGGGCTTGGGGAAAATGCTGGCGGCTGCCGGCCTGGTGCTGGCGGGCTTTGCCGGCCATGCGGCGCAGGCCGACACGCTCAGCGACGTTAAGGCGCGCGGCACGCTGAATTGCGGCGTCAGCCAGGGGCTGGCCGGCTTCTCGGCGAAGGACGACAAGGGCGTATGGTCCGGCTTCGACGTCGATGTCTGCAAGGCCATCGCGGCCGCGGTATTCAACGACCCCTCGAAGGTCAACTACGTGCCGCTCTCGGCGGAAGCGCGCTTCCCGGCGCTCGCCAAGGGCGATGTCGATGTGCTGTCGCGCAACTCGACCTGGACGCTCTCGCGTGAAGCCGGACTGAAGCTGCTGTTCGCCGCCGTCTCCTATTATGACGGCCAGGGCTTCATGGTGCGCAACGCCAAGAATTACACCTCGGCGCTGGAACTCGGCGGCATCAAGATCTGCACGCAGAGCGGCACCACCAGCGCGCTGAACGTCGCGGACTTCTTCCGCCAGAACAAGATGACGTTCGAGCTGATCGAGCTGCCCACCGTCGACGAGGTGGTGAAGGCCTATGACAGCGAGAAGTGCGACGCGCTGACCACCGACGTCTCGCAGCTCTATGCGCTGCGGCTGAAGCTGGCCAAGCCGGGCGATCACATCGTGCTGCCGGACGTCATCTCCAAGGAGCCGCTCGGCCCGGTGGTCCGCCAGGGCGACGATGCCTGGCTGAACATCGTCAAGTGGAGCTTCTATGCCATGCTCAATGCCGAGGAACTCGGCATCGACGGCACCACGCTCGACCAGGCGATGAAGTCGGAGAAGCCGAATGTGAAGCGCTTCGTCGGCGCGGAAGGCGATTTCGGCACGCAGCTCGGCCTCACCAACGATTGGGCGGTGCGCATCGTCAAGGCGGTGGGCAATTACGGCGAATCCTTCGAGCGCAATGTCGGCGCCAATTCCAAGCTCGGCATTCCGCGCGGCATCAACCAGCTGTGGAGCGCCGGCGGCATCCAGTACGCGCCGCCGATGCGCTGAGCCCGGGCGACCGCGATGGCAGCCGGAGGCGGGGTGCTCGTCACCTTCAATCCCGGCTCCTCGACCATCAAGATCGGGCTGTTCGCGATCGATCGCGGTTCAGCCCGGCGGATCGGCCAGGGCATGATCGATCTGCGCCAGCAACCGCTGGTGCTGCACATCGTCGAAGGCCCGAACGCGGCAGACATCCCGCTGAAAGCGCAGGTCGCGGACGAGCTCGATGACGTGCTCGACGAGACGCTCGGCTGGCTCTCCAAACATTTCGAGCATGAAGGGCTGGTCGCTGCCGGGCATCGCGTGGTGCATGGTGGCGACGATTTCCATGGGCCGGTGCGGATCGATGACGCGGCGCTGCAAGCCATCGAGGCGCTGGTGCCTCTGGCGCCGCTGCACCAGCCGCAGAGCGTCCGCCTGATCACGGCGATCCGCCGGTTGCGGCCCGGACTACCTCAGGTTGCCTCGTTCGACACCGCCTTCCACCGCACCCAGACCGACATGGTGCGGCGCTTCGCGCTGCCGCGCGCGATGTTCGACGAGGGCATCAAGCGCTACGGCTTCCACGGCCTGTCCTACAAATACATCGCTAGGGCCTTGCAGCGGCAGGCGCCGGCACTGGCGCAGGGGCGCATCGTGGTCGCGCATCTCGGCAGCGGGGCGAGCCTGTGCGGGCTCGCGGGAGGGGCGAGCCGCGACACCAGCATGGGGTTCTCGACGCTCGACGGCATCCCGATGGCGACGCGCTGCGGGGCGCTCGATCCCGGCGTACCGCTGCATCTGCTCGCCAACGGCATGTCGCGAGAAGAGTTGGAGGACCTGCTCTATCACCGCTCCGGGCTGCTGGGCGTCTCCGGCATCAGCGCCGACAGCCGGGCGCTGCTGGAAAGCGATGCACCCGAGGCGCGCGAGGCGATCGAGATGTTCGCCTTCCGTATCGCGCAGACCGTGGCCTCGATGGCGGTGACGCTCGGCGGACTGGACGGCATCGTCTTCACCGCGGGAATCGGCGAGCACCAGCCGCAGGTGCGGGCGCTGGTGTGCGGGTATCTCGGCTGGCTCGGCGTGGCACTGGACGAGGGCGCTAACGTGGCGAATGCGCTGCGGATCGACGGGGCGGGGTCCAAGGTCGCGGTACTGGTGATCCCGACCGACGAGGAACAGGTGATCGCCGACGAGGCGGTCGGGGTGCTCAGTCTTTCGTGATGCCGTCATCCCGTACGGCCGTCAGGCCGATCCGGGATCGCGAAAACGCTCTTCATCGTCACGCGATCCCGGCTCTACGCTGCGCTTCGGCCGGGATGACGACGAGTGGTGGGAGGAAGACGTCACTCCCCCCGCCATTGCGGCGTGCGCTTGGCCAGGAAAGCATCCACGCCCTCACGGAAATCGGCGCTGCCATAGGTGCGGCGGATCAGGTCGGCGTCGGGGGCCTGCAGATCCACCGAGAGCCGGCGCAGCATCTCCTTGGTCACCTGGATGGTGATCGGGGCGTGGCCCTTGAGCCGGGTGCATATCTCCTCGACATGGGCATCGAGCGCGTCGGGGGCGAGCACCGTCACATAGCCGGTCGGCATCTCCTCGGCGGTCGGCATCTCCGCGAGCAGCAGCATGCGCTTGACGAGGCTGACACCCAGCGTCGCGGTGAGGCGCTGGACATTGGACGCCGAGAGACAGTTGCCGAGC harbors:
- the dhaK gene encoding dihydroxyacetone kinase subunit DhaK — its product is MKKLINAPEAVLSESLDGFARAHADLITLGEERKFVARRQLTPGKVALISGGGSGHEPLHAGFVGYGMLDAACPGQVFTSPTPDQMAAAVEAVEQGAGALFIVKNYEGDVMNFEMAAEIAGREVARVLTDDDVAVEASTWSIGRRGVAGTMVVEKILGAAAEQGRSLADLVALGEAVNRATRSMGVALTSCTVPAAGKPTFEIGEGEMEMGVGIHGEPGRRRVALARADAIAEEMLEAILADLPGAQGAPCLLLANGFGGTPLMELYLMVEAAGRILDKHGIRVARHLTGNYVTSLDMAGCSLTVTALTDEMIGLWDAPVQTAALRWGR
- a CDS encoding carbohydrate ABC transporter permease — encoded protein: MPGISTAHSVVEPSALSKRIACGVVILYALIAMIPLVWILLTGFKTPPDSISYPPKLVFAPSLEGYCNLFTTRSRQTPEYIANLPPANGMCDEIARNRNMVIAGPSKFAPRFLNSLIIAFSSTLLAVGLGTLAAYGFSRFKVPLADDLLFFILSTRMMPPIAVAIPIYLMYRELGLSDTRLGMILLYTAVNVSLAVWLLKGFIDEIPREYEEAAMIDGYTRLQAFRKVVLPQAATGIAATAIFCLIFAWNEYAFAVLLTSGEAQTTPPFIPFIIGEGGQDWPAVAAATTLFVIPIFVFTILLRKHLLRGITFGAVRK
- a CDS encoding ABC transporter ATP-binding protein, translating into MAEVRLEGVTKRFGTNTAISDISLTIGDGELVVLLGPTGAGKTTTLRLIAGLEKPDAGRVTIGGRDVTGINPAERDVAFVFQQYSLYPHLSVFDNLAFPLRSPARRVPEDQIKRKVGDVARLLRIEDKLGNKATQLSGGQMQRVAIGRALVRKPSIYLMDEPLSSLDAKLRSELRLELKRIQQELGATILYVTHDQIEAMTMASRIGVIDNGRLVQVGTPREIYENPVDLHVAQRLGQPGINLVPRALLPDVPAPAAAETIGARTEHVRIAKVSEADGIGTVRWIERLGDQNHLHVTLKGRELVTLGDPDSELSVGDNVGVEFVRPLYFDADGRRIGV
- the dhaL gene encoding dihydroxyacetone kinase subunit DhaL; amino-acid sequence: MDAALQKQLIKAVAGTVIAHAEELTTLDQAIGDGDHGLNMKRGFEAVLADIDGLAAKPLPDALKAIGTQLVMKVGGASGPLYGTFFLTLGKTLPAEPTSVDVARAFEAALEATRARGKSEAGQKTLLDVLTPVLDEMNSDGADLPARLKARAFAAAETTVPMKAVRGRASFLGDRSIGHMDPGARSSSLMIAAACDVLEG
- a CDS encoding sugar phosphate isomerase/epimerase, yielding MKIGFNMLLWTTKVGEQHRAILEDLCTTGYDGIEVPVFDGKPHYYDALGRVLTGEGLESTAITVIPSHEMNPIGDDSAQRAKALDYVKWAIDCTAAMGAKVLCGPLHSTLGHFSGAGPSQAERGRALEFHHLVGDHAKAAGVVLAVEAVNRFECYFLNTMDDLAAYLNEVDHPAVSGMYDSFHANIEEKDPVAAIGRNIRHIAHVHISENDRGTPGSGHVDLAGTFKALKSGGYDGWLTIEAFGRTLPELAAATRVWRDLAPSSAEIYRKGYRAVSDGWARA
- the ptsP gene encoding phosphoenolpyruvate--protein phosphotransferase produces the protein MSEVRLQGHSASPGLAAGPVVVLAARTASRQATGDPVREAEALRAALKAAAADIAALAERTGGEAADMLGFQLALIEDDALAEGAFDAIGAGIPADHAWREALNAEIAGYEAAEDEYFRARAADLTDVRDRVLAELNGESAHAPTSGIVAAHDLPPSRFLGMDWSQGGAILLAAGSPTSHVAMLARSRGIPMIVGLGGDPARLAGEVLVDGATGAVVIDPSPETRRAFESRRGEDEVRAAAAATGLKEKAATADGTAIAVLINIAEPDELDGLDPAICDGIGLVRTEFLFHGAGALPDEEHQYSVYRRMVEWAVSDGVQRAVTIRTLDAGGDKPIAGLTEDGESNPFLGVRGIRVSLKHPEVFRVQLRALLRAAVHGPLKVMLPMVTVPEEIEASRRLMSEEFAALNAAGVAARQPALGIMVEVPAAAIAIDMFDADFFSIGSNDLTQYITAAARDIGNVAYLADPLNPAVLRMVERVAARGAALGREVSLCGDAGGEPAIIPHLIAAGLRTVSMAPVQVAAAKATIRAVDLRRAAAVEAGAVCQDAGK
- a CDS encoding L,D-transpeptidase, yielding MRLSVLALSLAVLLPVAGATAQTRPPADLRNTVMEIDEKPGYVPSDDESQLDPAFRRQPVYFRTTEPPGTIVIHTSERFLYLVQGNNRALRYGIGVGREGFQWAGMQKISRKAEWPDWTPPPEMIQRQPYLPRFMAGGPGNPMGAAALYLGGTVYRIHGTNMPQTIGSAVSSGCFRLVNADVADLYQRVPIGTKVVIRQAPEL
- the dhaM gene encoding dihydroxyacetone kinase phosphoryl donor subunit DhaM — protein: MSNANSSNVGIVIVSHSAKVAEGAADMVRQMVGDAVPLAFAGGNAEGGLGTDVAAIMAAIDAAWSEAGVAVLVDLGGAETNSEMAVEMMDEDRRERIVICNAPIVEGAVIAATEASGGSPLDVVKRTAEELSPV
- a CDS encoding amino acid ABC transporter substrate-binding protein — protein: MGLGKMLAAAGLVLAGFAGHAAQADTLSDVKARGTLNCGVSQGLAGFSAKDDKGVWSGFDVDVCKAIAAAVFNDPSKVNYVPLSAEARFPALAKGDVDVLSRNSTWTLSREAGLKLLFAAVSYYDGQGFMVRNAKNYTSALELGGIKICTQSGTTSALNVADFFRQNKMTFELIELPTVDEVVKAYDSEKCDALTTDVSQLYALRLKLAKPGDHIVLPDVISKEPLGPVVRQGDDAWLNIVKWSFYAMLNAEELGIDGTTLDQAMKSEKPNVKRFVGAEGDFGTQLGLTNDWAVRIVKAVGNYGESFERNVGANSKLGIPRGINQLWSAGGIQYAPPMR
- a CDS encoding HPr family phosphocarrier protein → MSDAQVPGVKVSGAAELTNAVGLHARPSVKLTQLAKSFGAAIEVGLSADGPWVDAKSPVKIMRVKAAKGATLYFRAQGADAGKAVAALVDLVERRFDEEEAEAAGEGSGGAA
- a CDS encoding ABC transporter ATP-binding protein — translated: MAQIKVENLHKAFAEFVAVQNSTFTVEDGEFFCLLGPSGCGKTTTLRMIAGLELPTSGTITLGGEDVTYLRAAERDIAFVFQLFALYPHMNVRQNIGFPLKCMGLPQAEIRAKVEAAARTLRITHLLDSRVSGLSGGDRQRIALGRAIVREPAAFMMDEPLGALDAEFRHLMCGELRALHDRLRATTVYVTHDQMEAMAMADKIAVMNRGIIEQYAAPQEIYDRPASLFVADFIGSPPMNLLNFSGTLAPGASEVRLNDAAIRVPELREGVGERSLVLGVRPEHVRFSDSGAVRGEVYGTEYLGTTQIVTLNTPSGSLKARVPSHLKINTGERLGLDFRADRLSLFDAGSGRAIRTALHDGVANG